A genomic region of Phragmites australis chromosome 2, lpPhrAust1.1, whole genome shotgun sequence contains the following coding sequences:
- the LOC133909393 gene encoding 4-coumarate--CoA ligase-like 5, translated as MAEQEPPAGIDPRSGFCAATRTFHSLRPAAALPPESLPATAAAYAFSLLSSPLPDRPALVDAATGIAVSYPSFLAAVRSLAGGLWSKLDLRPGDVALIVAPSQLDVPVLDFALMSIGAVVSPANPASTAEEYAHQVALSRPVVAFAVPEVAAKLPRHLRCVVIGSDEYKRLSTGGAAAPPVVAVKQSDTAAVLYSSGTTGRVKAVAVTHRNLIALICAHRENREKVAKEATEVGEQPPPPAVTLFPLPLFHVFGFMMLLRSVAMGETTVLMERFDFGAVLRAVERYRVTLLPAAPPVLVAMTKSEEARRRDLSSLLVIGIGGAPLGREVAERFAAIFPNIEIVQGYGLTESSGSVAATVGPEESKAYGSVGKLASHMEAKIVDPATGEALGAGQRGELWVRGPVVMKGYVGDNEATAATIDSEGWLKTGDLCYFNEDGFLYIVDRLKELIKYKGYQVPPAELEHILHSHPEIVDAAVIPYPDEDVGQLPMALIVRKPGSNLTGQQVMDYVAKHVAPYKKVRRVAFVSAIPKSPAGKILRRELVQQALSMGGSKL; from the exons ATGGCCGAGCAGGAGCCGCCCGCAGGGATCGACCCGCGCAGCGGCTTCTGCGCGGCGACGAGGACCTTCCACAGCCTCCGCCCGGCCGCGGCCCTCCCGCCGGAGTCGCTCCCCGCCACAGCGGCCGCCTacgccttctccctcctctcctccccgctACCCGACCGCCCGGCGCTCGTCGACGCCGCCACCGGCATTGCCGTCTCCTACCCCtccttcctcgccgccgtccgcTCCCTCGCCGGGGGCCTCTGGTCCAAACTTGACCTGCGCCCCGGGGACGTTGCGCTCATCGTCGCGCCATCCCAGCTCGACGTCCCCGTGCTTGACTTCGCGCTCATGTCCATCGGCGCCGTCGTTTCGCCCGCTAATCCGGCATCCACCGCCGAGGAGTACGCGCACCAGGTCGCGCTCTCCAGGCCGGTCGTCGCGTTCGCGGTCCCTGAGGTGGCCGCCAAGCTGCCCCGACATCTGAGGTGCGTGGTCATCGGATCGGATGAGTATAAAAGGCTGTCCACTGGAGGCGCGGCGGCGCCTCCGGTGGTGGCGGTGAAGCAGTCGGACACGGCGGCTGTGCTGTACTCCTCGGGCACGACCGGGCGGGTGAAGGCCGTGGCGGTCACGCACCGCAACCTCATCGCCCTGATCTGCGCGCACAGAGAGAACCGGGAGAAGGTGGCGAAGGAGGCCACCGAGGTGGGCGAGCAGCCGCCCCCACCAGCGGTTACGCTGTTCCCTCTGCCCCTCTTCCACGTGTTCGGGTTCATGATGCTACTGAGGTCCGTGGCCATGGGGGAAACTACCGTCCTCATGGAGCGGTTCGACTTCGGCGCCGTGCTGCGCGCCGTGGAGCGGTACCGCGTGACGCTGCTGCCCGCGGCGCCCCCGGTGCTGGTGGCGATGACCAAGTCGGAGGAGGCGCGCCGCCGCGACCTCTCGTCGCTTCTTGTCATCGGCATCGGCGGCGCCCCACTGGGCCGCGAGGTTGCGGAGCGCTTCGCCGCCATCTTCCCCAACATCGAGATCGTGCAG GGCTACGGCTTGACGGAGTCGTCGGGGTCGGTGGCCGCGACGGTCGGGCCGGAGGAGTCCAAGGCGTACGGTTCGGTCGGGAAGCTTGCCTCGCACATGGAGGCGAAGATTGTCGACCCGGCCACCGGAGAGGCGCTCGGTGCGGGTCAGCGCGGCGAGCTCTGGGTCCGAGGACCAGTCGTCATGAAAG gTTATGTGGGTGACAACGAGGCGACTGCGGCAACAATTGATTCAGAAGGCTGGTTGAAAACCGGTGACCTGTGCTACTTCAATGAAGATGGTTTTCTCTACATCGTTGATCGATTAAAGGAGCTGATAAAGTACAAGGGATATCAG GTGCCTCCAGCTGAACTTGAGCATATCCTACATTCTCATCCTGAAATCGTTGATGCTGCAGTTATCCC ATATCCAGATGAAGATGTTGGGCAGCTACCAATGGCTTTAATAGTGAGGAAACCAGGCTCAAACCTTACTGGCCAACAAGTCATGGATTACGTGGCTAAACAT GTCGCGCCGTACAAGAAAGTCCGTCGAGTGGCCTTCGTCAGTGCGATACCGAAATCGCCTGCCGGGAAGATCTTGCGGCGGGAGCTTGTGCAGCAGGCCCTGTCCATGGGTGGCTCCAAGCTTTGA
- the LOC133909392 gene encoding uncharacterized protein LOC133909392 produces the protein MPSIAGGGRGRLFAVHRGVIWWQRHRQHPPFSSLAGGGGRGDAPHLPVLIVGAGPVGLVLSFLLTKFGIKCAVIEKNVEFTRHPRAHFINNRTMEIFRKLDGLAGDIERSQPPVDLWRKFVYCTSLSGSILGSVDHMKQEDFDKIISPISVAHFSQYKLVDLLLKKLEGIGFRTCFPDEIGSSTQDVVLENKILMGHECTSLQQTDKGILIGTSFNNGGRIQERKLHCGLLLGTDGARSTVRELAGISMEGERDLQKLVSVHFLSRDLGRYLSSQRPGMLFFIFNPVAVGVLVAHDLEHGEFVLQIPFYPPQQMFEDFSAKVCEQIIVKLVGWEPADVQVLDIKPWAMHAEVAEKYIGCNNRVILVGDAAHRFPPAGGFGMNTGVQDAHNLAWKLCLLLNGVASSSIMQTYESERRPVAIFNTELSMENFKAAMSIPAALGLDPMVANSVHQVINRSLGSVIPRNLQKAVLEGLFSIGRAQVSDYILNEKNPLGSLRLARLRTIFDEGKSLQLQFPAEDLGFCYEEGALVTEDCAKTTQKAEKLKHLKRSSEYMPSAQVGSRLPHMLVKALSASSEGVFSTLNLVSGDKLEFVLITAPLKESYELARATLKIADEFKLSAKVCVIWPQGSADAEVEESRSELAPWTNYVDVEEVPRASGSSWWEMCQISMKSVILVRPDEHIAWRTESDTVRDADSEVRRVFSQILCLNSHQTCKFPFAH, from the exons ATGCCGTCGATCGCCGGCGGCGGACGCGGGCGCCTCTTCGCCGTGCACCGGGGCGTGATCTGGTGGCAGCGCCACCGCCAGCACCCGCCCTTCTCTTCCCTAGCCGGTGGGGGAGGCCGAGGCGACGCGCCGCATCTGCCGGTCCTGATCGTCGGAGCTGGCCCCGTCGGGCtcgtcctctccttcctcctcaccAAATTCG GGATAAAATGCGCTGTGATAGAGAAGAATGTGGAGTTCACTCGGCATCCCCGAGCGCATTTCATCAATAACCGCACTATGGAG ATCTTCCGCAAGTTGGATGGCTTGGCTGGGGATATCGAGAGGTCCCAGCCACCGGTGGATTTGTGGAGGAAGTTTGTGTATTGTACTTCACTCTCCGGTTCCATTCTCGGATCAGTTGATCACATGAAGCAAGAAG ATTTTGATAAGATCATTAGTCCTATATCGGTTGCACACTTCTCACAGTACAAGTTAGTCGATTTGCTACTGAAGAAGCTGGAAGGTATTGGCTTTCGGACATGCTTTCCTGATGAGATTGGTAGCTCGACTCAAGATGTGGTACTGGAAAACAAGATATTGATGGGACATGAGTGCACCTCCCTTCAGCAGACTGATAAGGGCATTTTGATTGGAACATCATTTAACAATGGGGGGAGGATACAGGAGAGAAAGCTACACTGTGGTCTTCTTCTAGGGACAGATGGTGCAAGAAGCACAGTGCGTGAATTGGCAGGTATATCTATGGAGGGTGAAAGGGACTTGCAGAAACTGGTTAGTGTGCATTTTCTTAGCAGAGATCTAGGCAGATATCTATCCAGTCAGAGACCTGGGATGCTGTTCTTTATTTTTAATCCGGTTGCAGTTGGTGTACTGGTTGCACATGACCTGGAGCATGGGGAATTTGTATTGCAG ATTCCATTTTATCCTCCTCAGCAGATGTTTGAAGATTTTAGCGCTAAG GTATGTGAGCAAATTATTGTCAAATTAGTTGGATGGGAGCCAGCAGATGTTCAGGTTTTAGACATAAAACCTTGGGCGATGCATGCTGAAGTTGCAGAGAAGTACATCGGCTGCAACAATCGTGTaatccttgttggtgatgctgCTCACCGTTTTCCTCCTGCCGGTGGTTTTG GAATGAACACTGGTGTTCAGGATGCACATAATTTAGCTTGGAAATTGTGCTTACTGCTGAATGGTGTTGCTTCATCATCAATTATGCAAACTTATGAATCAGAGCGCCGACCT GTTGCTATTTTTAATACAGAACTTAGTATGGAGAACTTCAAAGCAGCAATGTCTATTCCTGCTGCCCTTGGTCTTGATCCAATGGTTGCAAACTCAG TGCATCAAGTAATCAATAGAAGCTTAGGATCAGTTATCCCGAGAAATTTACAGAAAGCAGTTTTGGAAGGATTGTTTTCCATTGGTCGGGCACAGGTCTCAGACTACATTCTGAATGAGAAAAACCCCCTTGGGTCCTTGAGGCTAGCAAGATTGAGAACTATTTTTGATGAAGGAAAAAGTCTACAACTGCAGTTCCCTGCAGAGGATCTTGGCTTCTG CTATGAAGAAGGAGCCCTAGTCACTGAAGATTGTGCTAAAACCACTCAGAAAGCAGAAAAACTGAAGCATTTGAAGAGGTCATCAGAGTACATGCCATCAGCCCAGGTTGGTTCACGGCTACCACACATGCTAGTAAAAGCACTGTCTGCTTCAAGTGAG GGTGTATTCTCAACACTGAACCTAGTAAGCGGGGACAAACTCGAGTTTGTTCTCATTACCGCACCACTGAAAGAGTCTTATGAGCTTGCCCGTGCTACCCTCAAGATAGCAGATGAGTTTAAGTTGTCAGCCAAAGTATGTGTCATATGGCCACAAGGCTCGGCTGATGCAGAAGTGGAAGAGAGCAGATCTGAGTTGGCACCCTGGACGAACTATGTCGATGTTGAGGAAGTACCTAGAGCATCTGGTAGTtcatggtgggagatgtgtcaGATTAGTATGAAAAGTGTCATTTTGGTTAGGCCTGATGAGCACATAGCATGGAGAACGGAATCTGACACGGTGAGAGATGCTGATTCAGAAGTTAGGCGAGTCTTCTCTCAAATTCTGTGCCTAAATAGTCACCAAACGTGCAAATTTCCATTCGCTCATTGA
- the LOC133909394 gene encoding uncharacterized protein LOC133909394 — protein MGDGGADAASAPPAAAGFSYLAVFHNYPLVAALLGFAVAQSIKFFVTWYKENRWDPKQLVGSGGMPSSHSATVTALAIAIGFQDGFGCALFATAAIFASVVMYDASGIRLHAGKQAEVLNQIVCELPSEHPLSETRPLRELLGHTPTQVVAGALLGFTIATTGQLFL, from the exons ATGGGGGACGGTGGTGCTGACGCTgcctccgcgccgccggccgccgcggggTTCTCCTACCTCGCCGTCTTCCACAACTACCCCCTCGTCGCCGCCCTGCTCGGCTTCGCCGTCGCACAGTCCATCAAGTTTTTCGTCACGTG GTACAAGGAGAACAGATGGGATCCTAAGCAGCTTGTCGGCTCCGGTGGCATGCCATCATCACATTCTGCGACGGTTACAGCGCTAGCAATAGCGATTGGCTTCCAAGATGGCTTCGGCTGCGCCCTCTTTGCAACAGCAGCAATATTCGCAAGTGTG GTGATGTACGATGCTTCTGGTATCAGATTGCATGCTGGAAAGCAAGCTGAG GTATTGAATCAAATTGTTTGTGAACTTCCTTCTGAACATCCCTTGTCAGAAACAAGACCACTGCGAGAACTTTTAGGCCATACACCAACCCAG GTTGTCGCTGGTGCATTGCTTGGGTTTACCATAGCTACAACAGGACAATTGTTCCTTTGA
- the LOC133909395 gene encoding protein PLASTID TRANSCRIPTIONALLY ACTIVE 10 yields the protein MATTPAAAAFLHHHIPPPSLRPRLLLRPRLRRLAASVNPSPPDETPAADPPVLPSIIIKNTEPEEVARRRSWVEHGWAPWEEVMTPEVAFARHSLNEGEEVPLQSPESLEAFRMLTPAYRKKVEAEPGYIERLFATRDTPEPLETTWAGRLPLRLVPPRDWPPPGWEVDRGELEFIREAHREASERLDMEAAVAAGVTNVEKLEDAPEDLALERYKMFLKQYKEWVEANRDRLEQESYQFDQDYYPGRRKRGKDYREDMHELPFYYPGQICYGQVTTVHLYQGAFIDIGCVHDGWVPIKGNDWYWIRHHIKPGMKVYVEILAKRDPYRFRFPLEMRFVYPNIDHLIFNRFDFPPIFHRKEDTNPEQLWREGGRPPIPRKKPVKDMEKEPLVSDHPFVETLWEWHNAEQMILDYEEQNPDKFKDTTYESTVNSSSFDEENRVEYTEGYFKETLLKKKVVNINIKELDLDAARAERQLIKKLKKEAEDRGEEYKVGKLQRNKEMDEYDLMQWRRSFEEREALIRDICCRKALGLPIEEPGRYDVDETEVYGKDYYDPTKPMYRYDYWGEPKNTEKTKLERDVEVHNQQFVGDAKQWCEMSYDDYVRKKLRLEAAEARARQKEASEPQEEDEEYDDGMDLDLKKMTNPRAPHNRFYITK from the exons ATGGCGACCACCCCGGcggccgccgccttcctccaccatCACATCCCCCCTCCAAGCCTCCGCCCCAGGCTCCTCCTCAggcctcgcctccgccgcctcgccgcATCCGTCAACCCCTCGCCCCCCGACGAGACCCCCGCCGCCGACCCACCAGTCCTCCCCTCGATCATCATCAAGAACACCGAGCCCGAGGAGGTCGCTCGCCGCCGCAGCTGGGTCGAGCATGGCTGGGCGCCGTGGGAGGAGGTCATGACCCCCGAGGTGGCCTTCGCGCGCCACAGCCTAAACGAGGGCGAGGAGGTGCCGCTCCAGTCGCCCGAGTCCCTCGAGGCCTTCCGCATGCTCACGCCGGCCTACCGGAAGAAGGTGGAAGCTGAGCCAGGGTACATCGAGCGCCTCTTCGCCACGCGCGACACGCCGGAGCCCCTCGAGACGACCTGGGCCGGCCGGCTCCCGCTGCGGCTCGTGCCGCCGCGGGACTGGCCGCCGCCCGGCTGGGAGGTGGACAGGGGCGAGCTGGAGTTCATAAGGGAGGCGCACAGGGAGGCGTCGGAGAGGCTGGACATGGAGGCGGCGGTCGCGGCCGGGGTGACGAACGTGGAGAAGCTGGAGGACGCGCCGGAGGATCTGGCGCTGGAGAGGTACAAAATGTTCTTGAAGCAGTACAAGGAATGGGTGGAGGCAAACCGGGATAGGTTGGAGCAGGAGTCCTACCAG TTTGATCAGGATTACTACCCTGGCAGACGAAAAAGAGGCAAGGACTACAGAGAAGATATG CATGAACTTCCATTCTACTACCCTGGACAG ATCTGTTATGGGCAAGTGACGACCGTTCACCTCTATCAGGGAGCCTTTATTGACATCGGCTGTGTCCATGATGG GTGGGTGCCGATAAAAGGAAATGACTGGTACTGGATCCGACATCACATCAAGCCCGGCATGAAAGTCTATGTGGAGATTCTT GCCAAACGAGACCCCTACCGCTTCCGATTCCCACTTGAAATGCGATTCGTATATCCTAACATTGATCACCTTAT ATTTAATAGATTTGACTTTCCACCAATATTTCATCGTAAGGAGGATACTAACCCAGAGCAGTTGTGG CGTGAAGGTGGAAGGCCACCCATTCCTAGGAAAAAACCTGTGAAGGACATGGAAAAGGAACCTTTGGTATCTGACCATCCTTTTGTCGAAACG CTGTGGGAATGGCATAATGCAGAACAAATGATTTTAGACTACGAGGAGCAAAATCCAGATAAATTCAAGGATACGACATACGAGTCCACGGTTAATTCATCCTCATTCGATGAAGAAAACAGAGTTGAATATACTGAAGGATATTTCAAAGAAACATTGCTGAAAAAGAAAGTTGTG aatataaatattaaagaGCTTGATCTGGATGCTGCTCGTGCTGAGCGCCAG CTGATCAAGAAACTGAAAAAGGAAGCAGAGGACAGAGGTGAGGAGTACAAAGTTGGGAAGCTCCAGCGAAACAAAGAAATGGATGAGTATGATCTAATGCAATGGCGTCGTTCATTTGAAGAAAGGGAAGCCCTTATCAGAGACATCTGCTG TCGGAAAGCGCTTGGTCTTCCCATCGAGGAACCTGGGCGCTATGACGTAGACGAGACAGAGGTCTACGGGAAAGATTACTATGACCCAACAAAGCCAATGTACCGCTATGATTACTGGGGAGAGCCCAAGAACACCGAGAAAACCAAGCTGGAGAGGGACGTGGAGGTTCACAACCAACAGTTTGTCGGAGATGCAAAACAATGGTGCGAGATGTCATATGATGACTATGTCCGCAAGAAGCTGCGATTGGAAGCTGCTGAAGCACGGGCAAGGCAGAAAGAGGCATCGGAGCCAcaagaggaggacgaggagtaCGACGACGGGATGGACCTTGATTTGAAGAAGATGACCAATCCCCGTGCCCCGCATAACCGGTTTTACATCACAAAATGA
- the LOC133909396 gene encoding probable thimet oligopeptidase, protein MTPPRRRERRAIAFAGAVALVAVGLNLAFSAVAAHRRRKRRELPGFTAQVNLSAAEIKRLADRIIAKSKETYDSVAAVPLDKVSFANVIAPLAELDVLQFPLVQACVLPRMVSPSEDVRKASAEAEKRLDSHFLLCRQREDVYRVIKAFAVKGERIGPEATRFLQCLVKEFERNGVKLTQSKRKEMKKLKSRIDELNMKYIQNMNDFTKFLLLSEDELAGMPLEFLKDLEKVDGKLKVLLTSYHVTPILEHCKVGSTRKQIAVAYGQKGGRENLGILENLAQLRHRLARLLGYPNYSDFAIELRMARTSRKVLEFLEEMSEQLSDVANRELSILKDLKMKEEGNAQFSMEDLLYYIKRAEEFKVDLDIGEIKQYFPVSLVVSGMLKMFQDLFALRFDEIKDAEVWHDTVRVFSVWDASSSDLLGYFFLDILAREGKYAHTSVVTLQNGCLSSNGTRKVPAAVLLSQCPKEFDGNSALLRFPEVVRLFHEFSHVVHHISNRATFSRFSGLRLEGDFAEIPSLLLENWCYESISLKMMSGFHQDITKSITSEACQSLKRRRDLFAGLKLKQEILLCLVDQIIHSSENVDIDDLIKDLHPKVMLGIPLLEGTSPASCFPRIVIGYDAACYSYIWSEVFAADLFVSKFKDDLLNQHAGLQFRNKVLAPGGSKDPLEIITDYLGREPSLQPFIQSRARSTL, encoded by the exons ATGACGCCGCCGCGGAGGCGGGAACGACGGGCCATCGCCTTCGCCGGCGCTGTGGCGCTCGTTGCCGTCGGCCTCAACCTTGccttctccgccgtcgccgcccacCGCCGGAGGAAGCGCCGAG AGCTTCCAGGGTTTACCGCACAAGTCAATCTGTCAGCAGCTGAGATTAAAAGATTAGCTGATCGTATCATCGCTAAGTCGAAGGAAACATATGATTCAGTGGCTGCAGTTCCCCTAGATAAA GTCAGCTTCGCAAATGTCATCGCACCATTGGCAGAATTAGATGTTCTGCAATTTCCTCTGGTTCAAGCTTGTGTTCTTCCAAGGATGGTATCACCATCTGAGGATGTTCGCAAGGCCAGTGCTGAAGCAGAGAAGCGATTGGATTCTCACTTTCTGCTCTGCAG GCAGCGTGAGGATGTTTATCGTGTCATAAAAGCTTTTGCAGTGAAAGGCGAAAGGATAGGTCCTGAAGCAACAAGATTTCTCCAGTGCTTG GTTAAAGAGTTTGAACGTAACGGAGTAAAACTAACTCAAAGCAAGagaaaagaaatgaagaaaCTGAAATCTCGAATTGATGAATTAAACATGAAGTATATCCAAAATATGAATGACTTCACCAAATTCCTTCTTTTAAGCGAGGatgagctagctggaatgcccCTTGAGTTCCTAAAG GATCTGGAAAAGGTAGATGGAAAGCTGAAGGTTCTGTTAACCAGTTACCATGTTACTCCAATTCTCGAGCACTGCAAG GTTGGCTCTACCAGGAAGCAGATTGCTGTTGCTTATGGACAGAAAGGTGGGAGGGAGAACCTAGGCATCCTAGAAAATTTG GCTCAGCTAAGGCACAGGCTTGCTAGATTGCTGGGGTATCCCAACTACTCCGATTTTGCTATAGAACTAAGAATGGCAAGGACATCAAGGAAG GTCTTAGAGTTTTTGGAAGAGATGTCAGAACAGTTAAGTGACGTGGCTAATAGAGAGCTCAGCATACTCAAAGACCTTAAG ATGAAGGAGGAAGGAAATGCTCAATTCAGCATGGAAGATCTGTTGTACTACATCAAAAGAGCTGAAGAATTCAAGGTTGATCTTGACATTGGTGAAATTAAACAATACTTCCCTGTTAGCCTGGTCGTATCTGGAATGTTGAAGATGTTTCAGGATTTATTTG CACTGAGATTTGATGAAATTAAGGATGCTGAGGTTTGGCATGAtacagttcgtgtgttttctgTTTGGGATGCAAGTTCAAGTGATCTTTTGGGTTATTTTTTTCTCGATATCTTGGCCAG GGAAGGAAAATATGCCCACACTTCTGTTGTGACACTTCAGAATGGATGCCTATCTTCTAATGGTACACGTAAG GTTCCGGCTGCTGTGCTGTTATCTCAATGTCCAAAAGAGTTTGATGGGAATTCAGCATTGCTGCGGTTCCCTGAAGTTGTCAGGCTATTCCATGAATTTAGCCATGTG GTCCATCACATATCCAACAGAGCCACCTTTTCAAGATTTTCAGGTCTTCGACTGGAGGGTGATTTTGCTGAAATTCCAAGCCTGCTACTTGAGAACTG GTGCTATGAGAGCATTTCTCTGAAAATGATGTCTGGCTTCCATCAG GACATTACAAAGTCTATAACTAGTGAAGCTTGTCAATCACTGAAAAGAAGGCGTGATTTATTTGCTGGGCTGAAACTGAAACAAGAGATCCTTTTGT GCCTTGTTGATCAGATAATACATTCGAGTGAGAATGTGGACATTGATGACTTAATCAAGGATCTTCATCCGAAG GTAATGCTGGGTATACCTTTATTGGAAGGGACCAGTCCAGCTTCATGCTTTCCTCGTATTGTTATTGGATATGATGCTGCGTGCTACAGTTACATATGGAGCGAG GTGTTTGCTGCTGACCTTTTTGTATCAAAATTTAAAGACGACTTGCTCAATCAACATGCAGGATTGCAGTTCAGAAATAAG GTGTTGGCTCCAGGAGGCTCAAAAGATCCCCTGGAGATCATAACCGACTACCTCGGAAGAGAACCATCACTACAGCCTTTTATTCAGAGCAGGGCAAGGAGCACTCTCTGA
- the LOC133909397 gene encoding probable carboxylesterase 16, with translation MPSVGVKIYSVFFKLFLRHRLQSLANAPLDPDVAAFGVSCRPDEATAPANPAFSAADGVASKDLHIDPNSSLSVRIFLPTPPPPHALLAHPRRASDPAPGAPYRGYLPRGAVSARRRLPIVVQFHGGGFVTSSSSTVANDAFCRRLAKLCDAIVVAVGYRLAPESRYPAAFDDGVRVLKWIAKQANLAMMSKVGGGMDTFGASTVEPWIAAHGDPARCVLLGVSCGANIADYVTQKAVEDGKLFAPVKVVAQVLMYPFFIGSVPTHSEIRLANSYFYDKSTCILAWRLFLSDKEFSLDHPAANPLAPGRGGPPLKCMPPTLTVIAEHDWMRDRAIAYSEELRKVNVDSPVLDYKDTVHEFATLDMLLNTPQAQACAEDIAIWMKKYISLRGHEFSY, from the exons ATGCCGAGCGTCGGCGTGAAGATCTACAGCGTCTTCTTCAAGCTCTTTCTCCGCCACCGCCTCCAGTCGCTGGCCAACGCCCCTCTGGACCCTGACGTGGCGGCGTTCGGGGTCTCCTGCCGCCCCGACGAGGCCACCGCGCCGGCCAACCCGGCCTTCTCCGCGGCCGACGGGGTTGCGTCAAAGGACCTCCACATCGACCCCAACTCCTCGCTCTCCGTCCGCATCTTCCtccccacgccgccgccgccgcacgcgcTCCTCGCCCACCCGCGCCGCGCCAGCGACCCCGCCCCCGGCGCGCCGTACCGCGGGTACCTCCCGCGCGGCGCAGTGTCGGCGCGGCGGAGGCTGCCCATCGTCGTGCAGTTCCACGGCGGTGGGTTCGTGACTAGCAGCAGCAGTACCGTGGCCAACGATGCCTTCTGCAGGAGGTTGGCCAAGCTCTGCGACGCGATCGTCGTGGCGGTGGGCTACAGGCTTGCGCCAGAGAGCCGGTACCCCGCCGCGTTTGATGACGGGGTCAGGGTACTCAAGTGGATCGCCAAACAGGCGAATCTCGCCATGATGAGCAAGGTCGGGGGAGGGATGGACACGTTTGGTGCGTCCACTGTTGAGCCGTGGATTGCTGCCCATGGTGATCCGGCAAG ATGTGTTCTGCTTGGTGTAAGCTGTGGTGCCAATATTGCTGATTATGTCACTCAGAAGGCGGTCGAAGATGGGAAGCTATTTGCCCCAGTTAAGGTTGTTGCGCAAGTTCTGATGTATCCCTTCTTCATAGGGAGTGTCCCAACACACTCGGAAATCAGGCTTGCAAACTCATACTTCTATGACAAGTCGACATGTATACTTGCTTGGAGGCTATTTTTATCAGATAAAGAGTTCAGCCTGGACCATCCTGCTGCCAACCCTCTGGCACCTGGCAGAGGAGGCCCTCCACTGAAATGCATGCCTCCGACCTTGACAGTGATTGCTGAACATGACTGGATGAGGGATCGGGCGATTGCTTACTCTGAGGAACTCCGCAAGGTAAATGTTGACTCACCGGTTCTCGATTACAAGGATACAGTTCATGAGTTTGCAACCCTGGATATGTTACTAAATACGCCACAAGCCCAGGCCTGTGCCGAGGACATTGCCATATGGATGAAGAAATACATATCCCTCCGAGGGCATGAGTTCTCGTATTAG